In Methanothermus fervidus DSM 2088, a single genomic region encodes these proteins:
- a CDS encoding 4Fe-4S ferredoxin iron-sulfur binding domain protein (COGs: COG1143 Formate hydrogenlyase subunit 6/NADH:ubiquinone oxidoreductase 23 kD subunit (chain I)~InterPro IPR017900: IPR017896: IPR001450~KEGG: tpe:Tpen_1072 4Fe-4S ferredoxin iron-sulfur binding domain-containing protein~PFAM: 4Fe-4S ferredoxin iron-sulfur binding domain protein~SPTR: A1RZ41 4Fe-4S ferredoxin, iron-sulfur binding domain protein~PFAM: 4Fe-4S binding domain), producing MNNILRIVKEAAKNLGSKVFTLIPKDMDEITKRYWLGRPTLIPEKCNGCSICAIMCPVKAINMVVVGERVVGKRKVPLKNPKFDYNRCIYCGLCSEVCKFGAIKIKKESSYRIIIGDRSCYVK from the coding sequence ATGAATAATATTTTGAGAATTGTAAAAGAAGCTGCCAAAAACTTGGGATCAAAGGTTTTTACACTTATACCTAAAGATATGGACGAAATAACAAAGAGATATTGGCTAGGTAGGCCAACTTTAATACCTGAGAAATGTAATGGCTGTTCTATTTGTGCCATTATGTGCCCTGTGAAAGCAATAAACATGGTTGTTGTAGGCGAAAGAGTAGTAGGTAAAAGAAAAGTACCTCTAAAAAATCCCAAATTTGATTACAACAGATGTATATACTGTGGCTTATGTTCGGAAGTATGTAAGTTTGGAGCTATAAAAATCAAAAAAGAGTCATCATATAGGATAATCATTGGTGATAGGTCATGTTATGTGAAATAA
- a CDS encoding hypothetical protein (KEGG: tpe:Tpen_1074 hypothetical protein~SPTR: A1RZ43 Putative uncharacterized protein), whose translation MLCEIMSIIGSILIIYALLEQKLPRLIVSLFVGCVLIGISIALYTSIPIGLIVIFLFGGTLVALLYLAGLTVPTIKIKNLKVAVTAIVLTIVVFTSVSLLILAKHKILVLTTPRVEWPKITVNNLLALMITLTASFYAIVSIMGGKS comes from the coding sequence ATGTTATGTGAAATAATGTCAATTATTGGTTCAATTTTAATAATTTATGCATTGCTTGAACAAAAATTACCTAGGTTAATAGTTTCATTATTTGTTGGTTGTGTATTAATAGGAATTAGCATTGCATTATATACGTCAATACCAATTGGATTAATAGTCATTTTTTTATTTGGTGGTACTTTAGTTGCTTTATTATATTTAGCCGGATTAACTGTACCTACAATTAAGATAAAAAACTTGAAAGTTGCTGTAACTGCTATAGTTCTCACAATTGTTGTATTTACAAGTGTATCACTATTAATTTTAGCTAAGCACAAAATATTGGTCCTAACTACTCCTAGAGTTGAATGGCCTAAAATCACCGTTAATAATTTACTTGCATTAATGATAACATTGACAGCATCTTTTTATGCAATAGTAAGTATAATGGGTGGTAAATCATGA
- a CDS encoding hypothetical protein (KEGG: pnu:Pnuc_1671 hypothetical protein~SPTR: A4SZH0 Putative uncharacterized protein), which translates to MKLLAFIPPLLLLYGGMATILFGKNIFRLILGISTIEISVILFASILISMFGFLQWIIIISASVLVASEAVLVAFIVSLSKRIKIREIDELKSLRW; encoded by the coding sequence ATGAAACTCTTAGCATTTATACCTCCATTATTATTACTATATGGGGGAATGGCAACAATTCTATTTGGAAAAAATATTTTCAGATTGATTTTAGGGATATCAACTATAGAAATTTCAGTTATTTTGTTTGCATCTATTTTAATTAGTATGTTTGGGTTTTTACAGTGGATAATAATAATATCCGCGTCAGTGCTTGTTGCAAGCGAAGCAGTGCTTGTTGCATTTATTGTTTCATTATCTAAGAGAATCAAAATTAGAGAAATAGATGAACTGAAATCTCTGAGGTGGTAA
- a CDS encoding NADH/Ubiquinone/plastoquinone (complex I) (COGs: COG1009 NADH:ubiquinone oxidoreductase subunit 5 (chain L)/Multisubunit Na+/H+ antiporter MnhA subunit~InterPro IPR003916: IPR001516: IPR001750~KEGG: tpe:Tpen_1076 proton-translocating NADH-quinone oxidoreductase, chain L~PFAM: NADH/Ubiquinone/plastoquinone (complex I); NADH-Ubiquinone oxidoreductase (complex I) chain 5/L domain protein~SPTR: A1RZ45 Proton-translocating NADH-quinone oxidoreductase, chain L~PFAM: NADH-Ubiquinone oxidoreductase (complex I), chain 5 N-terminus; NADH-Ubiquinone/plastoquinone (complex I), various chains), producing MKIILLLLIIINLLASGAVLLLNRFNRRYVEITAIISTSLSLLLSTTLLFIFTCPTKIQILPYVSIFVDKTSALLTLIVNLIGTFVILYSIDYMRKEVDYARFYSLMLLFIASMTHLILAGNILYLLLHWELVGICSALLISYWWERPAARRAGIKALIMTRISDIGLMILAVMAILVNATDISQFQNIVLLNPTLLSISSIMILIAAFGKSAQFPFHTWLPDAMEGPTPVSALLHSATMVKAGIYLIMRFLPLISAFHFAKFLLIIISLITLYLACFAGLVSHGIKRVLAYSTISSLSLMFLALALGEYILAAMYFLTHSIFKTLLFMVAGIIEHDVGKGDMRVARGLWRKNFKLEGIVFLVGALCAAGLPPLASGFIKECIFEGLNLVFVSYIYYLIVISLSILMSLFMMRAFVIVFFASGKETKVKHIYEPFMYLPTILLFVFVFIVFLPLIKIPKWLGIEVEWLHIDIGMLVGTIVGILLSLTYLTSKKEISEKIRELFKTSFYLDKAYENLGNLFSQVIVKLAAKIHTGRASQGLMAFYLFLLVLLIFIFIRGGAL from the coding sequence ATGAAAATTATATTATTATTGCTTATTATCATAAATTTACTAGCTTCTGGAGCTGTACTCTTATTAAATAGATTTAACAGAAGATATGTTGAGATCACTGCTATAATTTCAACCTCATTGTCATTACTGCTTTCAACAACTCTTCTATTTATTTTCACATGTCCAACAAAAATTCAAATTTTACCATATGTTAGTATTTTTGTTGATAAAACCTCAGCATTGTTAACATTAATTGTAAATTTAATAGGGACATTTGTGATTCTATATAGCATAGATTATATGAGAAAAGAAGTTGACTATGCCAGATTTTATTCATTGATGCTTCTCTTCATAGCTTCGATGACACATTTAATTTTAGCAGGAAATATACTCTACTTGTTGTTACATTGGGAATTAGTTGGGATTTGTAGTGCTTTACTCATAAGTTATTGGTGGGAAAGACCAGCTGCAAGAAGAGCAGGGATAAAAGCATTGATCATGACAAGAATTAGTGATATTGGATTAATGATTCTTGCAGTCATGGCAATTTTAGTAAATGCAACAGATATTTCTCAGTTTCAAAATATAGTTTTGTTAAATCCTACTTTATTATCTATATCCTCAATTATGATATTAATAGCTGCATTTGGTAAGTCTGCACAATTTCCTTTCCATACATGGCTACCAGACGCTATGGAAGGTCCTACACCAGTTAGTGCACTACTACATTCAGCTACAATGGTTAAAGCCGGTATATACTTAATCATGAGATTTCTACCATTAATATCTGCATTTCACTTCGCAAAGTTTTTATTAATAATTATATCTTTAATAACATTATATTTAGCATGCTTTGCAGGTTTAGTAAGTCATGGAATAAAAAGAGTTTTGGCTTATAGTACAATTAGTTCATTATCTTTAATGTTTTTAGCTTTGGCTTTAGGGGAATATATACTAGCAGCCATGTATTTCTTAACACACAGTATTTTCAAAACGTTATTATTTATGGTGGCTGGAATTATAGAGCATGATGTGGGAAAAGGAGATATGCGGGTCGCAAGAGGTTTATGGAGAAAAAACTTTAAATTGGAAGGAATAGTTTTTTTAGTAGGAGCTTTATGTGCAGCAGGGTTACCACCATTAGCCTCTGGTTTCATAAAGGAATGTATATTTGAAGGTTTGAATCTTGTTTTTGTAAGCTACATATATTATTTAATAGTCATTTCACTCTCAATATTGATGTCACTCTTCATGATGAGAGCTTTCGTCATAGTTTTCTTTGCATCGGGGAAAGAAACTAAAGTTAAACACATTTATGAACCATTTATGTATTTGCCAACAATACTTCTTTTTGTGTTTGTCTTCATCGTCTTTTTACCTTTAATTAAAATACCAAAATGGCTTGGAATTGAAGTAGAGTGGTTACATATAGATATAGGGATGCTAGTAGGAACTATAGTTGGTATATTACTTTCACTAACTTATTTAACTTCTAAAAAAGAAATTAGTGAAAAAATTAGGGAATTATTCAAGACGTCATTTTATCTAGATAAAGCATATGAAAATTTAGGTAATTTATTTAGCCAGGTAATAGTTAAATTAGCAGCAAAAATCCATACAGGTAGAGCTTCACAAGGCTTAATGGCTTTTTATCTGTTTCTGCTTGTATTGTTAATATTTATATTCATTAGAGGTGGTGCACTATGA
- a CDS encoding NADH/Ubiquinone/plastoquinone (complex I) (COGs: COG0651 Formate hydrogenlyase subunit 3/Multisubunit Na+/H+ antiporter MnhD subunit~InterPro IPR001750~KEGG: tpe:Tpen_1077 NADH dehydrogenase (quinone)~PFAM: NADH/Ubiquinone/plastoquinone (complex I)~SPTR: A1RZ46 NADH dehydrogenase (Quinone)~PFAM: NADH-Ubiquinone/plastoquinone (complex I), various chains): protein MNLEGMAIMIAIIAVIVIMTSRIIWKERKLLPLYIAIFISIVQLVLSLYAKGVAGLSGSTAAFISILSLLVSITTAENIERKTMLAIGLILFNAVSFLIPYTNDIIRLFIYWKTLSFVILGSLNMRHTEDEYEASIKYIVICVIAVLVALVGIFMAIHDAQSTKITDIIHKSSFIAKVLIVAGLAAEAAMFPMYFWLPDVHMTMLPLLAVLLMGAATPSTTYVVGHIASTNIFTKEIVGILAVVTSIIAALAATFQKNIKRLLAYSTLSHFGYMLFAFTTGVPLGVQYGALHILAHATVKIPAFLVAYLMIEYVGMYSVSGLRELDVDIIRFIVITSAIGLLGLPPLLTFWSEVFIFIASYSLGGIWKLLALAFFMAILFSTGYAFKLIYSFSKRNDKKDVKLNRKIVIASLPLAIAVVLSIIFGIFQSNIIIYFFH from the coding sequence ATGAATTTAGAAGGAATGGCAATTATGATAGCTATAATTGCAGTCATTGTTATCATGACAAGTAGAATTATTTGGAAAGAAAGGAAATTACTTCCACTATATATAGCAATTTTTATTTCAATAGTACAATTAGTATTATCTTTATATGCAAAAGGTGTTGCAGGACTATCTGGATCTACTGCAGCGTTTATTAGTATATTAAGCTTGTTAGTATCAATTACTACTGCCGAAAATATTGAAAGAAAAACTATGTTAGCTATTGGACTTATACTTTTTAATGCAGTCTCATTTCTTATCCCATATACCAATGACATTATAAGGTTGTTTATTTACTGGAAAACTCTCAGTTTTGTAATTTTAGGATCATTGAATATGAGGCATACTGAAGATGAATATGAAGCCAGTATAAAATATATTGTCATATGTGTAATAGCAGTGCTAGTTGCATTAGTAGGAATATTTATGGCAATACATGATGCACAAAGCACTAAAATTACTGATATTATCCATAAATCTTCATTTATTGCAAAAGTGCTTATAGTTGCGGGGTTAGCAGCTGAGGCAGCAATGTTTCCAATGTACTTCTGGTTACCTGATGTACATATGACAATGCTTCCACTTTTAGCTGTCTTACTAATGGGTGCTGCAACTCCTTCAACAACATATGTAGTTGGACATATTGCATCTACCAATATATTTACAAAAGAAATTGTAGGTATATTGGCAGTTGTTACATCAATTATTGCTGCATTGGCAGCAACATTTCAAAAAAATATTAAGAGATTATTGGCTTACAGTACTTTATCACATTTTGGATACATGTTATTTGCATTTACAACTGGTGTGCCATTGGGAGTCCAATATGGAGCTTTACATATTTTAGCCCATGCTACAGTAAAAATACCAGCATTTTTAGTTGCATATCTAATGATAGAATATGTAGGCATGTACAGTGTTTCAGGCCTCAGGGAATTGGATGTTGATATCATAAGGTTTATAGTAATTACTTCAGCTATAGGACTCTTAGGCTTACCACCACTTCTAACGTTTTGGAGTGAAGTATTTATTTTCATTGCCTCTTATTCATTGGGAGGCATCTGGAAGCTACTTGCGTTAGCTTTCTTTATGGCAATATTGTTCTCTACAGGATATGCCTTTAAACTTATATATTCTTTCTCTAAAAGAAATGACAAAAAGGATGTAAAATTAAATAGAAAGATCGTTATTGCTTCTCTACCTTTAGCAATTGCTGTAGTCCTTTCAATAATATTTGGTATATTTCAAAGCAACATTATTATCTATTTCTTCCATTAA
- a CDS encoding 5'-nucleotidase ;exopolyphosphatase ;3'-nucleotidase (COGs: COG0496 acid phosphatase~InterPro IPR002828~KEGG: mth:MTH1435 survival protein SurE~PFAM: Survival protein SurE~PRIAM: 5'-nucleotidase~SPTR: O27484 5'-nucleotidase surE~TIGRFAM: stationary-phase survival protein SurE~PFAM: Survival protein SurE~TIGRFAM: 5'/3'-nucleotidase SurE) — MKQILITNDDGVNSSGILATKEAVKDLGRCIIVAPTTQQSGIGHALSLFEPIRVNTTILRDGSCAYAVSGTPTDAVILGIYEIAKGKVDLVISGINIGENLGKSELTTSGTIGAAMEAAVHGVPAMAVSLQVEKSDIKFHDGHVDVDFTYAKKITRKIAKLILKKGLPDGVDFININIPAKPKDEEIKITKLGKRMYKVNVEKRHDPRGRPYYWINGKSVHKDLPGTDVYVLKNERKITLTPLKLDFTADIDATKEWLKEV; from the coding sequence ATGAAGCAGATACTTATAACAAATGACGATGGTGTAAACTCTTCAGGAATATTGGCAACAAAGGAGGCAGTAAAAGATTTAGGACGTTGTATAATAGTGGCTCCAACAACCCAACAAAGTGGAATTGGACATGCTTTATCATTATTTGAACCGATAAGAGTCAATACTACAATACTCAGAGATGGAAGTTGCGCATATGCAGTTTCAGGTACACCTACAGATGCTGTGATACTTGGAATATATGAAATAGCCAAAGGTAAAGTTGATTTAGTGATATCTGGGATTAATATTGGTGAAAATTTGGGTAAATCAGAGCTAACAACGTCTGGTACAATTGGAGCTGCAATGGAAGCTGCTGTACATGGAGTGCCAGCAATGGCTGTTTCATTACAAGTGGAAAAAAGTGATATAAAATTTCATGATGGCCATGTAGATGTTGACTTCACATATGCAAAAAAAATAACAAGAAAAATAGCTAAATTAATTTTAAAAAAAGGATTGCCAGATGGTGTAGATTTTATAAACATCAACATACCAGCAAAACCAAAAGATGAAGAAATTAAAATTACAAAATTAGGAAAAAGAATGTATAAAGTAAATGTTGAGAAAAGGCATGACCCAAGAGGAAGACCATACTATTGGATAAATGGAAAATCTGTACATAAGGATTTACCAGGAACCGATGTTTATGTTTTAAAAAATGAAAGAAAGATTACCTTAACACCCCTAAAACTTGATTTTACGGCAGATATTGATGCCACGAAAGAATGGTTGAAAGAGGTATGA
- a CDS encoding branched chain amino acid aminotransferase apoenzyme (COGs: COG0115 Branched-chain amino acid aminotransferase/4-amino-4-deoxychorismate lyase~InterPro IPR018300: IPR005785: IPR001544~KEGG: mth:MTH1430 branched-chain amino-acid aminotransferase~PFAM: aminotransferase class IV~SPTR: O27481 Putative branched-chain-amino-acid aminotransferase~TIGRFAM: branched-chain amino acid aminotransferase~PFAM: Aminotransferase class IV~TIGRFAM: D-amino acid aminotransferase; branched-chain amino acid aminotransferase, group I): protein MNFGKGKIWFNGEFVDWKDAKIHVLSHVVHYGSSVFEGIRCYKNKKGSAIFRLEDHVKRLFESAKIYRMEIPYSEDEICDAIIETVKINNLEECYIRPIAFRGYGELGVNPQNCPVEVAIAAWEWGTYLGEEAIKNGVDVCVSSWRRMAPNTLPNIAKAGGNYLNSQLVKMEAIANNYDEGIILDYQGFVSEGSGENIFIVKDGILYTPPVHSSILIGITRDTVMKLAEDIGIEVREENIPREMLYIADEIFLTGTAAEITPIRSVDGITIGNGKRGPITKKLQKEFFKVINAEVEDKYGWLRYI from the coding sequence ATGAACTTTGGAAAAGGAAAGATATGGTTCAATGGAGAATTTGTGGATTGGAAAGATGCAAAAATTCATGTTCTTTCACATGTTGTACATTATGGATCAAGTGTATTTGAAGGAATAAGATGTTACAAAAACAAAAAAGGGTCTGCAATTTTTCGTTTAGAAGATCATGTAAAACGATTATTTGAATCTGCAAAAATATACCGAATGGAAATCCCGTATTCTGAAGATGAAATTTGTGATGCAATAATAGAAACAGTGAAAATAAATAATCTAGAAGAGTGTTATATAAGGCCAATAGCATTCCGTGGATATGGTGAGTTGGGTGTAAATCCACAGAATTGTCCAGTAGAAGTAGCTATTGCAGCATGGGAGTGGGGAACTTATTTAGGGGAAGAAGCAATTAAAAATGGTGTAGATGTTTGTGTATCAAGTTGGAGAAGGATGGCTCCAAATACGCTTCCAAATATTGCCAAAGCTGGAGGAAATTATCTGAATTCACAACTTGTTAAGATGGAAGCAATAGCAAATAATTATGACGAAGGAATAATTCTTGATTACCAAGGATTTGTAAGTGAAGGCAGCGGTGAAAATATTTTCATTGTAAAGGATGGGATTCTTTATACACCTCCTGTCCATTCATCAATATTGATAGGTATAACAAGAGACACTGTCATGAAGTTGGCAGAGGATATAGGTATAGAGGTTAGAGAAGAAAATATACCTAGAGAAATGTTATATATTGCTGATGAGATATTTCTTACAGGTACTGCAGCAGAAATAACCCCAATACGCTCTGTAGATGGAATAACTATCGGGAATGGCAAAAGAGGTCCTATAACTAAAAAATTACAGAAAGAATTTTTCAAAGTAATAAATGCAGAGGTTGAGGATAAATATGGTTGGTTAAGGTATATATGA
- a CDS encoding Protein of unknown function DUF429 (COGs: COG2410 conserved hypothetical protein~InterPro IPR018036: IPR007362~KEGG: mth:MTH1199 hypothetical protein~PFAM: Protein of unknown function DUF429~SPTR: O27267 Putative uncharacterized protein~PFAM: Protein of unknown function (DUF429)): MIVGVDLAGKDKNASGIAILNKNNIYTTEKYYDNEIIEICKKARIVVFDAPLSLPKGRCCLEINCECSKFGHFRKSDIEIRKYGKVLPLTFRGMKKLVFRAIKLKNIIESLNKNTCVIETHPNTAKKMIDVSILKRFKTNKKISKMTIHEFDAMIAAIVGYFYKKKKYIALGDKNEGTIILPKLTSP; encoded by the coding sequence ATGATAGTTGGTGTAGACCTTGCTGGAAAAGACAAAAATGCGAGTGGAATTGCAATTTTAAACAAAAATAACATATATACAACTGAAAAATATTATGATAATGAAATCATTGAAATATGTAAAAAAGCTCGAATAGTAGTTTTTGATGCACCGCTTTCACTTCCAAAAGGCAGATGTTGTCTTGAAATAAATTGTGAATGTAGTAAATTTGGACATTTCAGGAAATCAGACATTGAAATTAGAAAGTATGGTAAAGTTCTTCCTCTTACTTTTAGAGGCATGAAAAAACTTGTGTTTAGAGCTATAAAACTAAAAAACATTATAGAGTCCTTAAATAAAAATACTTGTGTTATAGAGACTCATCCAAATACTGCAAAGAAAATGATAGATGTTTCTATTTTAAAGAGATTTAAAACAAATAAAAAAATTAGTAAAATGACTATTCATGAGTTTGATGCAATGATAGCTGCTATAGTCGGGTATTTTTATAAAAAGAAAAAGTATATTGCTTTAGGAGATAAAAATGAAGGAACGATCATACTTCCAAAACTTACATCTCCATAA
- a CDS encoding 4Fe-4S ferredoxin iron-sulfur binding domain protein (InterPro IPR017900: IPR017896: IPR001450~KEGG: msi:Msm_1436 ferredoxin~PFAM: 4Fe-4S ferredoxin iron-sulfur binding domain protein~SPTR: A5UN63 Ferredoxin~PFAM: 4Fe-4S binding domain) encodes MSKITIDYDKCDGPDCAECVDVCPMEILVIEGDKVVAKNTEECNECMVCMDVCPNEAITVEPEE; translated from the coding sequence ATGAGTAAAATAACAATTGACTATGATAAATGTGATGGGCCAGATTGTGCAGAGTGTGTAGATGTTTGTCCAATGGAAATTCTAGTTATAGAAGGAGACAAAGTTGTTGCTAAAAATACTGAAGAATGCAATGAATGTATGGTTTGTATGGATGTATGTCCAAATGAGGCCATCACAGTAGAACCAGAAGAATAA
- a CDS encoding Myo-inositol-1-phosphate synthase (COGs: COG1260 Myo-inositol-1-phosphate synthase~InterPro IPR016040: IPR002587: IPR013021~KEGG: mth:MTH1105 hypothetical protein~PFAM: Myo-inositol-1-phosphate synthase; Myo-inositol-1-phosphate synthase GAPDH domain protein~SPTR: O27177 Conserved protein~PFAM: Myo-inositol-1-phosphate synthase) yields MSKIKVAIAGLGNCASALIQGIYYYRNKGEEDCVGLMHWDIGGYKPGDIEIVAAFDIDKRKVGKDVSEAIFSPPNCTKIFYDDIPKLGVEVCMGPVMDGVAKHMYNYDEKFTFVVADEKPVNVTEVLEDSGAEILLNYLPVGSEEASRYYAQCAIEAGVGFINNIPVFIASDPKWAAKFEKNNLPVVGDDIKSQIGATITHRALANLFKKRGVKLERTYQLNIGGNTDFLNMLNHKRLDSKKKSKTEAVQSILGKNRLEPENIHIGPSDYVPWLKDNKICFLRMEGKIFGDVPIDLELRLSVEDSPNSAGSAIDAIRCCKLALDRKIGGPLISISAYTMKHPPKQIDDEKAAEMVDKFIKGELER; encoded by the coding sequence GTGAGTAAAATAAAGGTTGCCATAGCTGGCTTAGGTAATTGTGCGAGTGCTTTAATCCAAGGCATTTATTATTATAGAAATAAGGGAGAAGAAGATTGTGTAGGATTGATGCATTGGGATATAGGTGGATATAAACCAGGAGATATAGAGATTGTGGCAGCATTTGATATAGATAAAAGAAAAGTAGGAAAAGATGTTAGCGAAGCTATTTTTTCACCACCAAATTGTACAAAAATATTTTATGATGATATTCCAAAATTAGGTGTTGAAGTTTGCATGGGGCCTGTGATGGATGGTGTTGCAAAACATATGTACAATTATGATGAAAAATTTACTTTTGTTGTGGCAGATGAAAAACCTGTGAATGTGACTGAAGTTTTGGAAGATTCTGGAGCTGAAATATTGTTAAATTATTTACCAGTAGGTTCTGAAGAGGCTAGTAGATATTATGCACAATGTGCAATAGAGGCAGGAGTAGGTTTTATAAATAATATACCTGTGTTTATAGCCAGTGATCCAAAATGGGCTGCAAAATTTGAAAAAAATAACCTGCCTGTTGTTGGCGATGATATAAAGTCTCAAATAGGTGCTACTATAACACATAGAGCACTTGCAAATTTATTTAAAAAAAGAGGTGTGAAGTTAGAAAGAACTTATCAGTTGAACATAGGAGGAAATACAGATTTTCTAAACATGTTAAACCATAAAAGATTGGATTCTAAGAAAAAATCAAAAACAGAGGCAGTACAATCAATACTTGGTAAAAACAGATTGGAGCCTGAAAACATTCATATTGGTCCTAGTGATTATGTTCCTTGGTTAAAAGACAATAAAATTTGTTTTTTAAGGATGGAAGGTAAAATATTTGGAGATGTTCCTATAGATCTAGAATTACGTTTAAGTGTTGAAGATTCTCCAAATTCAGCAGGGAGTGCTATTGATGCAATAAGATGTTGTAAATTGGCATTAGATAGGAAAATAGGAGGACCACTCATATCAATTTCTGCTTATACTATGAAACATCCTCCAAAACAAATAGATGATGAAAAGGCTGCAGAAATGGTTGATAAATTTATAAAGGGAGAATTAGAGAGGTAA